In Coturnix japonica isolate 7356 unplaced genomic scaffold, Coturnix japonica 2.1 chrUnrandom940, whole genome shotgun sequence, a single genomic region encodes these proteins:
- the LOC107307803 gene encoding uncharacterized protein LOC107307803 — protein sequence MVSMFLNGAQWFSMGLNGAQWSRDVGLNGSQWGSMELSGAGIWGSMGPNGSQWGPMFLYGSQCFSMGLSGAGMWGSMGPNVSLWVPVFLYGSQCFSVGPSVSLWVPMFLYGAQWGSMGPNVSQWGRMFLNGAQCFSMGLNGAGMWVSMGPNVSLWVPMFLYGSQCSSMGPSVSLWGSVGLSGSQCFSMGPNVSQWGPMFLNGAQCFSMGLSGAGMWVSMGHNVSLWVPMFLYGAQWCSVGPSVSQWGPMFLYGAQRGSMGPNVSQWGPMFLNGAQCSSVGLSVSLWGSVGLSGSQCFSMGLSGAGMWVSMGPNVSLWVPMFLYGSQCFSVGPNVSLWGSVGQGCGSQWVLMSLYGAAPHQLPSAVEPQLSSPGSFRPGTPSLTPYRPLLVPGAPHRPHVTP from the exons ATGGTCTCAATGTTtctcaatggggctcagtggttctcaatggggctcaatggggctcagtggAGTAGGGATGTGGGgctcaatgggtcccaatggggctcaatggagCTCAGTGGGGCAGGGatatggggctcaatggggcccAATGGTTCTCAATGGGGCCCAATgtttctctatgggtcccagtgtttctcaatggggctcagtggggcagggatgtggggctcaatgggtcccaatgtttctctatgggtcccagtgtttctctatgggtcccagtgttTCTCAGTGGGTCCCAGTgtttctctatgggtcccaatgtttctctatggggctcagtggggctcaatggggcccAATGTTTCTCAATGGGGCCGAATGTTCctcaatggggctcagtgtttctctatggggctcaatggggcagggatgtgggtctcaatgggtcccaatgtttctctatgggtcccaatgtttctctatgggtcccagtgttcctctatgggtcccagtgtttctctatggggctcagtggggctcagTGGGTCCCAGTGCTTCTCTATGGGGCCCAATGTTTCTCAATGGGGCCCAATGTTCctcaatggggctcagtgtttctctatggggctcagtggggcagggatgtgggtctcaatgggtcaCAATGTTTCTCTGTGGGTCCCAAtgtttctctatggggctcagtggtGTTCAGTGGGTCCTAGTGTTTCTCAATGGGGCCCAAtgtttctctatggggctcagagGGGCTCAATGGGGCCCAATGTTTCTCAATGGGGCCCAATGTTTCTCAATGGGGCCCAATGTTCCTCAGTGGGGCTCAGtgtttctctatggggctcagtggggctcagTGGGTCCCAGTGTTtctcaatggggctcagtggggcagggatgtgggtctcaatgggtcccaatgtctctctatgggtcccaatgtttctctatgggtcccagtgttTCTCAGTGGGTCCCAAtgtttctctatggggctcagtggggcagggatgtgggtctcaatgggtgctaatgtctctctatggggctgccccccatCAGCTCCCCAGTGCAGTGGAGCCGCAGCTCAGCAGCCCCGGCAGCTTCCGACCCGGGACCCCGTCACTGACCCCATACAG GCCGCTGCTGGTTCCGGGtgccccccatagaccccatgtcaccccatag